In a single window of the Arachis hypogaea cultivar Tifrunner chromosome 6, arahy.Tifrunner.gnm2.J5K5, whole genome shotgun sequence genome:
- the LOC112755682 gene encoding cell division topological specificity factor homolog, chloroplastic — translation MAISGDLRVYATVPLYHSRSQPRISSFPSPKVDFSGYSNGASSISEFTPRCPSLTIVRRSNMRGFCKPVSGVLEGPKFSSKSVSPEAENFLLDAVNMSFFERLNLAWKIVFPSAVSRKSSNARIAKQRLKMILFSDRCEVSDEAKRKIVNNIVRALSDFVEIESQDKVQLSVSSDIDIGTIYSVTVPVRRVKPEYQDMDEVGTITNIEFKETGDSSGSSVDVRFDFFVPDERS, via the exons ATGGCGATTTCTGGTGATCTTAGGGTTTATGCTACTGTTCCTTTATATCACTCTCGTTCACAACCACGAATCTCCTCTTTCCCTTCCCCAAAG GTGGATTTCAGTGGTTACTCAAATGGAGCGTCTAGCATCTCTGAATTCACCCCAAGATGTCCCAGCCTGACAATTGTACGTCGCAGCAATATGCGTGGCTTTTGCAAGCCAGTTTCTGGAGTCCTTGAAGGTCCCAAGTTTTCATCAAAATCTGTTAGTCCAGAAGCTGAGAACTTCCTCCTTGATGCTGTTAACATGAGTTTCTTTGAGCGATTAAATTTAGCTTGGAAGATAGTTTTCCCATCAGCAGTATCTAGAAAAAGTTCGAATGCTAGAATTGCCAAGCAACGCTTGAAGATGATCTTGTTCTCTGATCGATGTGAAGTAAGTGATGAGGCAAAGCGAAAAATTGTTAACAACATTGTGCGTGCTCTATCAGATTTTGTGGAAATAGAGTCACAGGACAAAGTTCAGCTGAGTGTCTCTTCTGATATAGATATTGGAACTATTTACTCTGTCACTGTTCCTGTGCGGCGTGTTAAGCCAGAATATCAAGATATGGATGAAGTTGGGACAATAACAAATATTGAGTTTAAGGAGACCGGAGACAGTTCTGGTTCTTCTGTcgatgttagatttgatttctttgttCCGGATGAAAGGTCTTGA
- the LOC112755684 gene encoding mitotic checkpoint protein BUB3.3-like produces the protein MKGDNSDSLLLKLEAPTRDAISRVRFAPHFNNLLISSWDSSLRLYDVDASLLRLEAPSEAPLLDCYFHDEAVAFSAASDGLIRRYDLDSGIIDTMGGHDDIASCIGYSSETCKLLTKSLMPFYSCNLHLLIFHLLIMLGISATN, from the exons ATGAAGGGTGATAACAGCGATTCGTTGCTGTTGAAGTTGGAAGCACCAACGAGAGACGCCATCTCCAGAGTCCGATTCGCTCCCCACTTCAACAACCTCCTCATCTCTTCTTGGGACTCC AGTCTTCGGTTGTACGATGTGGACGCTTCATTGCTCAGACTTGAAGCTCCTTCCGAAGCTCCCCTCCTCGATTGTTACTTCCATGACGAAGCCGTTGCTTTCTCCGCCGCCTCCGATGGCTTAATTCGAAG GTATGATCTGGATTCAGGAATTATTGATACAATGGGTGGTCATGATGATATAGCATCGTGCATTGGATATTCCAGTGAAACATGTAAGCTATTGACCAAATCTTTGATGCCCTTTTATAGTTGTAACCTTcaccttttaatttttcatttattgaTAATGTTGGGCATATCGGCAACTAATTAA